Part of the Ziziphus jujuba cultivar Dongzao chromosome 8, ASM3175591v1 genome is shown below.
ATGTTTTGGTCCAACAAAATCTGGTTAGTGTTCAAGTTTCTGTCTTTTTGGATTTGGTTCCATCATATATTCCAAACCCAATTCATCTGTGGAATACCCAAAATATGGGTCACAAAGATGACTTTGTTCCTCATACCATCCTGATTCCACGCCATATCCAAAATCTGCCTCCACAGCTCCCAACCGATAATCACTGCCATTAATGCTAGTAGATCCATACTCAAAAGGGAGACTTGGTAGCTCACATTCCTGATCTAACTCCAAAAGTATATCAGACCAAATCCCATCTAATCTTTCTTCTTCATGATCTTCACTGCAGTGTTGAATTTCCTTGCCCTTCATCATCAAAGACTCAGACCCAAAACCCATCTGATAATCACCAGCATTAACGCTACTACTGCTACTACTACTAGAGGAGGTATTTCCAACGCCGTAATCAAAAGGGAAATTTGGTTTCTCAGAAGAAGATTCTTGATCTAAGTTATTCAGAATGTCAGACCAAAACCCATctaatctttcttcttcttcttcttcatgattttcttcattgtAAACGATAATTTCCTTTCCCTTGTTCATCGTCAAAGACTCATCGATTTTTTGATCCAAAAATCGAATCTTGGTCTCCAAGTAATCTGATAAGCCAACCAGATCAGAATTTTCCAGCTTCGCAAAATCATCAGTTTGAATTTCTTCCACCTTCTTCTCCGATGGAAATTGAAGCAGATCAGAATTAGAGATGTTAAGATTATTAATCTGATTAATGGGTTTTGGTTTGTGAATAGCTTGATAGTACTTGGAAAGTGTGGAATTGGCTTTGGCAGAGTCGTTTGGCCAAACTTCCATACTTCCATCAGACCCGCAAATCACCATTAAAACATCAACACCACACAAGACAGAAAGCTCTGAGGCTTTCTTTATCAGAGTAGCTTTCCGATTTTTTTCGGAGGTTGAAGAAGccattgagagagagagagagagcagagagagagagcgattGCAACGGTAACTTTCTTTACCAGTGCTGAACACGCTGCTTCTGCTCCCACTTTATTTATATACACGCGTAACGCGGTTTTGCAAATGGTATCTTTTTGATTTTGCAACGGTAAacaattttccaaaaacaaaaattgtgtTTTTGAAAAGTcaaccctttttatttttttatttttttttaaccttataaTTTCATCGTATAGtctaacaaaagaaaacaattttaccTTATAATTTTAGACGAAAATTGCTTCAGAAAATAGTTTAGAAGAGGTGAATtgaaataagaataaaatttaaaaaaaggtatttaatttttagtgtTCCCCTTtgcttattttaattattattttttaaaatattaaatttaatttcaccaaaaaaaatataaatatatgtatatatatacgtatgtatATATTCATAGAAATGTCAACGGGGTGAGGTGGTTTTTTAAATCTTGTTTCCATTTCCGCCAGCAATTTCCATCCCGTTTTCAAGATTTTTCCCATTTCCGCCAGCAATTTCCATCCCGTTTTCAAGATTTTTCCCATTTCTTTAGGAGGAGACAGGGATAAGGATTTTCCAATTGGTGTTGAGATGGGATGGAacagtttttttcatttttttttttataattgatataatttttataaaaaaatttttataaaaaaatttttatgaataaaatataaaatgattaaaatacagtaaaaatataataaaatacatcaagatGGTATCGACAGtcaatattgataataaaattatatttgaaattgattaaatatttattataaagtatttataatttcattgaatattaatatttttataatttcattgaatatttttattgacgGTCACGATATTATTTAGCCACAACTAgagaaagaataataaatatttttatttatatacaaagaataatacaacaaaattataaaaaataataaatacatatatatatatatatatattgggccAAGTTTTTTATTCTCCGTCTCCAATTAAGGTTTTAAACTTTTATCCCTAGTCTGTCCCGCAATTCCGATTATCCAGGAAAAAACCATCCTGTTAAAAGCGGTGCGCCCGCAGGATTAAGTTCGTGGGGACAAATTGCCATTCACACACACAATCTAATGCTCAGTAGCATCTTGAGACAAGTCCAAACAACTTAGCCCACCCAAAGAAAGTTTTTCCATGCTtgcttgatgaaatttttgttaagtttgcttggttatttaaaaattcaagtTACAAAAAGATGGAAATCTTGATCTTAAACTTCAGGTGGATATAGCTTATGCTCCATTTATTGAAAGATATCAGCTTTTCTTATTGGATGTAAAGAAATACGGCATCAATGAAGGCAGGCCTAAACTGAAAGCTTGGATTGAGGTACAAGCAAAATTTGATTGgttctgttttctttctttcatttttatttttttagcttcCACTTGAAAAAATTCTAGCTTTTAAACATCCTTCTGGGTATATTTAGCAAATTTAACATAAAATCTTGTAAAAGCCTAATCCTTAGGAAAAGGGTGTGTACCTAGAGGTTCAATTTGTACCTTAGACTGAGGGAGAACTTTTGTAGATTGAACAACAGAGTAGAACAATAACCTCATAAACATGAGTATAAGAACATTTTCTTTGATTCTAGACTGgaataaaccatatatatatatatatatatatatatgcttccaATTTtgtcctcctttttttttttttttttgggagcatGCACTAAGTAAGTCtgaaatttttcaaagaaaCCACTCGAATTGATTCTAACACATGAAAATAGCTCATTATACATCTATTATTATGTTGTTTTATACACATTGAATATAGAGTAAAAGATTATTAACTAGaatctatattttcttttgtagGAGATAAACAAAATTGAAGGTTACGGACAAACTTGAAATGATCCAGAGGAACTTGTTGAAAGCTACAAGAAACGCTTCTTGATAATCGTTTCTCACTTCTTAATTACTGCATATTCTAATGTTAAGAGAAACTTCCTAATTCTAAAGTTTGTTCCCAACAGCCAAAACCATTATGAAATTGCCATTAATTCTGCAGGTTCTGGTCTGAAATCAGTGACAGAATCATAGAGAGCAATGGTGTTCAAATACTCCCTCCACATGTTATAAATCATAAGTTTATGTTCTGTTCTATGTATGCCTTTGGTGATaagcattgaaaataagccGGACATACATGATTGAACCCATTGGCTTTAACTTTATtggggggcaaaaaaaaaaaaaaaaaaaaaaaaaaaaacttaaataggGTATTAGGTGACTGTGAAGTCTTGTGTTTGAATATTGGTACCTCATTTGaatatgcatatgcattaagTAATTGTTTGACATGTGTAAGATCTGCAAATATAGTTGGATCCACTTTTTATtgacttaattttttgaaatcatATGGTAATTTAACAATAAATGCCACTAAAACTGCTGAAGGTGGAACAATTGGGGTGTAATATAATCTTATTAATAATGCTTGAGATATTAAATTGTGTATTAAATAATATGGTAAATGATGTTGTACTTTTTAATTGGTTTGTAGCCAAGTATCATTTATCCATATGCGGATTTACTAATTCAAATataggttttatatatatatatatatatatatatatatatttttaagtattaatacatttggtaaataatttgaTACCCTAGTATTAACGTGATTTTATATAAACAAGATATTATCATAAAAaggaaacaagaaaacaacgaTAATTTGAGGCAAAAATAGACTTATAAAATTCTCCAATTTATAAGATATTGACATGGTAATGAGGGAACTAATATATTGCACAAGAAAGAAATAAGTCAATAACTTGGAGTTCTATataaacatattaataattaaggtTTTTTAGAGGGGAGTACAAcagaatttttaaaatgttgacctaaaaaataaataaataaaattagatttgaaAATGTtgagtcaaagtcaatgtataAAGTTATTAAAATGGTCCAACAGACATGTACCCAAGATTCTCTCCTTAAAGCTTTGCATTCGGccaaatgtatatataaaacgATGAATTACTGCTTTTTtgtatacacatttttttttctatgcattaaaattgataaaagataaaaggtttttaaatttaaaatcgtATTGATATTCAAAATTGCATTTGCAAAAACATCTAGTTTACCGCCTAAAAGGCAAATCATaaaggaaactatatatatgaataaataattaaaatgtcaTGGAATTACAGTTTTGTCCATTACATTTTGATTATCCTAAATCCCCTCTTGGGTTTAATTTGTcaatttatcattttctttttttcttttttttctttttatggggGGTCAATTGAGGCGtattatgaaacttggtttgcaATGAAGTAATTTTTACATACCATAAGGATAATTTTCTAATGAGTCCTAAAAGTTTCACATAATTATAACCTATCCctctaaaacaattattttactaattattttgcTATCTCTAACAACTATATTTGCAACACAAAACTTAATGagtatattttccaaattaagaTTCAAACATTTTGATCAATCTTTTATGTTGCTATTTctttatcatttgattgaaataaagaattattaaaataatataaactaagttttataattacaaccaatttctttttgaatttctaatttttataaaatacaacacagattgaagaaaatttgaaataaatccCATTAACAAtataatcaattttgtttttattttattttaataattcaacattgatttaaattaaatcaGTTTAAACTCTTTCTATTGAACTAGTTGACGAAAGTATTTTAATTGTGGATGGAAATGGAAAATTAGATTCTTGAAGGATTGACATGCAAATTTACAAGACACAAGGTCATTATTGCAAAAAGGTTCATGGATGATGTAAAAtgatacacatatacatatatatacaaaaatagcCCTCTGTTCTGTGCGTGAATTGAAAAcaccttctctctctttctccctccAGAGCGATATTTGTTGAggtaagagagagaaaataactTTGATGGGTTGGTTTCTCTGTTTAGGAAAATCaaacaaaagggaaaagaagaagCTGAGGAAGAAACCAGAAGATCAGATCCCATCGACTTCAGGTTTCTCTTATGAAACGAATTCTAAATACACTATCACACTCTTTTTACtttctaaatttttgttttgttggtttgtttatttatttatttatttttttgtcatgcACTTTTACCATGTAGATTTGCTTTAGATTGATGAGAAAAATGccatttttatattagttagaTTCAACCTTTTTCTGGGTTTCCATTTTTATGCGATCTGATATGGAATTTTAcagtaagtttttattttttttattttttatttttttcagcttATTGGGCAGTTTTATTTTCAGATTATAAGATAATGTGGGtttgttttggaatttttggtGGTTGTTCTGAGTTGCTTCGATTAGGATTTTTTTATGTGGTGGACTTTATAGTCGCTACAATTGGTCTCCCTGTCATGATTCTCCAGTAATGATTACCAATGAGTTATTTTCAGTGTCAATTAAGTTGATTTAGCTGCTTATATTTTCTACTTTCTATGATGTAATTcccttttattaataaaaaatttgaatttaataataattgctGTTTTGAACCTTCTTTTGACAGATTTTGttgtttcttaaaatttttattctttctttagaGAAATTGAAGGCAAATTCAGCAGTGGATGTGAAAAAGGAGGGCACGAAGGATGGAGGATCAGATCACATTGCAGCACATACATTTACTTTTCGTGAGTTGGCTGCCGCTACAAAGAATTTTAGAGCAGATTGCCTTTTAGGTGAAGGAGGTTTTGGCCGAGTATACAAAGGGCGCTTAGAGAGTTCTAATAAGGTTTgttgatttattttctttctctttaggCTTTAGTTTTGGTAAAAACTTGATGCATTGAATAtgaggtttttctttttattttttgtttttattttttctcctgaaatcattatatatatacttttatatcAAATCAAGTCTTTTGTTTGAGTAATAAACTGCAATTACTATTTCATTTTGTTTGGGAGGAAGAGGGCACAAGATTTCAAATTAACCTTCTTTGGTGGTTGTGGCATGATGGAGGCAAGTGCTTGCAACCAGCACTGCTGCTCTGCTCCATAACCACTATATGTGCTGCAGCCTCTCAATGCCACCTATGCAATGCCGTTGCACCTCTATTGTGGTGGCTGTCATTATTGCTACATGTCAACATGCAACCACCATCTTTATGCTACCACCATTATTAGGTAACTGGCTCCATAGCACTAGTCGTATCACCCTGACTGCAACCACATTCTGTGCCATTCACACAATTTCATAAGATGAAATGACCATGATTGTCATCCTTTCTTCATTTCCACCCTCTTCTAACATATAAGATATATCAACATAAGGTTTTCTGCTGTATATCCTGTTCGAAGTACAGGTTTCAGTGTTAATGTTGCTTAAGACTTATAGTTTGCCTGActtattgaaataattttttttaattactttttgaaAATGGAGACAATaaggcaaaaaaaattaataaacatccAAACCAGTAGTCAAGTTGTATATtttctacaaatttttttaaaactacatggTCAAATATGTCTAAAGCATTATGATGTCTAAGAACGTAGCAAAGTTGCTAAAGGACAAGGATCTTTAACAGCTCCCATAATGGTTGTGTACACTGTTAGCTGAAGTAGATGTCATAGATATGGGATTTACTCTGCTTATCTCTGTTTTTCTGAATTTGTTGGTGGCTTCTCTTGCTATTCAATATGATCATTTAAGTACTTAGTAAATATTCTTCTTATATGTAATTTAAGCTGCATAAAAAGCTTGTGGTAAGACCTTAATgtcattatttaatttcatgTAGGTTGTAGCTATCAAGCAACTTGATCGTAATGGGCTGCAAGGAAACAGAGAATTCCTTGTTGAAGTTTTGATGCTCAGCCTACTTCACCATCCTAATCTTGTGAACTTAATTGGCTATTGTGCTGATGGGGATCAGAGACTTCTTGTTTATGAATATATGCCATTGGGATCTTTGGAAGACCACCTACATGGTATATAAAGCATTAAATGTCATTATCTCTCTGTTCAAATTATTGTGAtttatacagtttttttttttttttttttttttttatggggacCTGCCTATGATATCTTGATTCATAGTATAAATGGTTCAGACTAGACATATAAATGAAGTAATGAGGTAAAGAGGTGCTGAAATGATTTAATTATGATGTGTTGTTAggaatgttaatttttttgcttcttcaattttttgttaGATTTGAAGAAAACATTTATGATCCAAAATCATCCAGTCATGCTCTTTTATAAGGTATAGGGAATGTCTTACAGAAAACCATTTGCCATTACTTGTTACCATACTATTCTTTGCTACATGTTAGCTTTTGAGGGTTGAAACCCTTTTTATAATCTTTCTTCCATATGATAGGTTGTAATGTTTGatttcatatattaatattttccaGATCTACCACCTGATAAAAAACGACTTGACTGGAATACAAGAATGAAAATAGCTGCGGGTGCTGCTAAGGGCTTGGAATACTTGCATGACAAAGCAAACCCTCCTGTTATATATCGGGATTTGAAATGCTCTAACATTTTGCTTGGTGAATGCTATCATCCCAAACTTTCTGATTTTGGCTTGGCAAAATTGGGTCCTGTAGGAGATAAGACCCATGTATCTACTAGGGTGATGGGAAcctatggatattgtgcacctGAATATGCAATGACTGGTCAGCTCACATTGAAATCAGATGTGTATAGCTTTGGAGTTGTTCTTCTTGAGATTATTACTGGAAGAAAAGCAATTGACAATTCAAGGGCTGCTGGGGAACATAATCTAGTTGCATGGGTGAGTAAGTCATGTATTCTACTCTGCTTTTATGTTATGCATTAATGTTAGTGCGTCTGCCATTTCTGTAGTTTAACTTgttgaatatatacataaaccTGTTTTATCTGATTTCTTATATGTTTTTGGATTCAGTAAATAAATTCAGTATAGGATTTGCTtctgaaaatgtaaaaaatgaGTTCATGTGACTTTTAAGCAGAATCCCTGTTAATATATTCATAATCATAGGTTATGGTAGAGAATGTTGCGTACTACTTTTTGAATACTATACTTTCTCCCACATGCAGATAGAGAAGAGTCTTGATCCCTGATTATTCTTATGCTAGATGGTCATGCATTGCCTAATTTTAACGGCATCTTGACATGCCCGTGGTTGAGTTTGACACTAGTTTAACTTCATGATGGGCATGCCTTTACTTGTAGGCTATTTTAGGATTGATATCAACTAAAGATTGCAGAAAAGGAAACATTTACGTTACAAATTGTTTTGTATGGAAATTCACTAGTAATTAGGTCGTCATTTATCAGCAAGAGACCCATAAGTTAGGGAACAATCTAACTAAATTCCTCTTATGTGAGAAGTGGTTTCATAAGAATCTAGATTTTGCTGAGCAAAGTTCATTACCTGAAGCATGTTATCTGTAATATCCTGTATTTGGCATAGGCATCTTGGAAATTCAAATGCCATTCATGTTCTTAAAAGAATAACCAGAACATGCATTTAGGTTGTCAATCTGCCATCCATTTTGCAGaaaggacttttttttttagggacTATGCAGCCCCTAATCATTTTAtatcattataattattttttaaaattttttaatattctcaGATACAGGCCACATTTTGGAAAGATTGACTTTGGAGTTTTCTTTCCTAAAAGCTGTCCGTCTAGACAAACGTTATTGAAATTTGTACCAGTGAGAAAAATCTCATGGTTATTTTCTGTACGCTGCAGGCGCGGCCTCTGTTTAAAGATCGAAGAAAATTTCCACAGATAGCTGATCCAATGCTCCAAGGCCAATATCCAGTGAGGGGCTTATACCAAGCTCTAGCAGTAGCTGCAATGTGTGTTCAGGAACAGCCAAATATGAGACCTCTCATAGCTGATGTAGTCACAGCCCTTTCTTATCTTGCTTCTCAGAAATATGATCCTGAGACGGGGCCAGTCCAGGGCTCACGCACAAGCTCATCTACTCCTAGATCTAGAAGGGAACTTTGAAATTGCTCAGTCAAGCCTGGAAATAGCCCCAATACAGTTTCACATAAGGAATCCTCCGATGAGATTGTCTTCACCTTGCGCAGTGTATTgtgatttttcttcttcttcttttttttttttttttttttttttttttttttttttgggtaatatccTGAGGTCGTTCATTGAAGGTTCAATTGTTGGCTGCACATAGGAACGTGCCTGTGTATC
Proteins encoded:
- the LOC107413621 gene encoding agamous-like MADS-box protein AGL75 translates to MASSTSEKNRKATLIKKASELSVLCGVDVLMVICGSDGSMEVWPNDSAKANSTLSKYYQAIHKPKPINQINNLNISNSDLLQFPSEKKVEEIQTDDFAKLENSDLVGLSDYLETKIRFLDQKIDESLTMNKGKEIIVYNEENHEEEEEERLDGFWSDILNNLDQESSSEKPNFPFDYGVGNTSSSSSSSSSVNAGDYQMGFGSESLMMKGKEIQHCSEDHEEERLDGIWSDILLELDQECELPSLPFEYGSTSINGSDYRLGAVEADFGYGVESGWYEEQSHLCDPYFGYSTDELGLEYMMEPNPKRQKLEH
- the LOC107413615 gene encoding probable serine/threonine-protein kinase PBL7 isoform X1, encoding MGWFLCLGKSNKREKKKLRKKPEDQIPSTSEKLKANSAVDVKKEGTKDGGSDHIAAHTFTFRELAAATKNFRADCLLGEGGFGRVYKGRLESSNKVVAIKQLDRNGLQGNREFLVEVLMLSLLHHPNLVNLIGYCADGDQRLLVYEYMPLGSLEDHLHDLPPDKKRLDWNTRMKIAAGAAKGLEYLHDKANPPVIYRDLKCSNILLGECYHPKLSDFGLAKLGPVGDKTHVSTRVMGTYGYCAPEYAMTGQLTLKSDVYSFGVVLLEIITGRKAIDNSRAAGEHNLVAWARPLFKDRRKFPQIADPMLQGQYPVRGLYQALAVAAMCVQEQPNMRPLIADVVTALSYLASQKYDPETGPVQGSRTSSSTPRSRREL
- the LOC107413615 gene encoding probable serine/threonine-protein kinase PBL7 isoform X2, giving the protein MGWFLCLGKSNKREKKKLRKKPEDQIPSTSEKLKANSAVDVKKEGTKDGGSDHIAAHTFTFRELAAATKNFRADCLLGEGGFGRVYKGRLESSNKVVAIKQLDRNGLQGNREFLVEVLMLSLLHHPNLVNLIGYCADGDQRLLVYEYMPLGSLEDHLHDLPPDKKRLDWNTRMKIAAGAAKGLEYLHDKANPPVIYRDLKCSNILLGECYHPKLSDFGLAKLGPVGDKTHVSTRVMGTYGYCAPEYAMTGQLTLKSDVYSFGVVLLEIITGRKAIDNSRAAGEHNLVAWIQATFWKD